The following coding sequences lie in one Methanopyrus sp. SNP6 genomic window:
- a CDS encoding PhoH family protein, producing the protein MEELMSVEPQTEGQERLVEALLNEENEIVAVFGPTGTGKTLFCAAYGVQAVMEGEYDRFIVTRPLVDVATKQEMSSADLPEKFEEMVVTPVMDVLSRFTGRDELQQLVDEGKIMIVDTHFVRGRTFDDAVILLDEVQNMMPENAGEVLARMGHNSRLLITGDPVLQKDIDIDRCGATVMREVLAEEPKAEVVDLGTRDIVRPGAERGVHLQLEIRVRNREMNDVEREIMDVVQVEAPDADVLTVLYVEPIAEDLEIKTENVPQAVIVTKEGHVGRVVGTGGERIDRIEAETNMRIVVTHLTLDFVDFIADIHPVPWIGERIVDVDIAGPNLKVWIDQKDFGPFMGQRGRYARYVEEVLQELLGMGLEVERA; encoded by the coding sequence ATGGAGGAATTGATGAGTGTAGAGCCGCAGACCGAAGGACAGGAGCGACTAGTCGAAGCGCTGCTAAACGAGGAGAATGAGATAGTGGCCGTGTTCGGCCCCACGGGCACCGGTAAGACCCTGTTCTGTGCGGCGTATGGCGTGCAGGCCGTGATGGAGGGTGAATACGACCGGTTCATAGTGACTCGTCCGCTCGTCGACGTGGCCACCAAGCAAGAGATGAGCTCCGCGGACTTGCCCGAGAAGTTCGAAGAGATGGTAGTTACCCCGGTCATGGACGTGCTTTCGCGGTTCACCGGGCGGGACGAGCTCCAGCAGTTAGTGGACGAGGGCAAGATCATGATTGTGGATACGCACTTCGTCCGTGGACGCACGTTCGACGACGCCGTGATACTACTGGATGAAGTCCAGAACATGATGCCAGAGAACGCGGGTGAGGTGTTGGCGAGAATGGGTCACAACTCACGGCTCCTGATTACAGGTGATCCGGTGCTCCAGAAGGACATCGACATCGACCGGTGCGGAGCCACCGTGATGCGTGAGGTCTTGGCCGAGGAACCCAAGGCTGAAGTCGTGGACCTGGGGACGAGGGATATCGTGCGTCCCGGTGCTGAGCGGGGTGTGCACCTACAGCTGGAGATCAGAGTCCGTAACAGGGAGATGAACGACGTGGAACGGGAGATCATGGACGTGGTCCAAGTCGAGGCACCGGACGCCGACGTGCTGACTGTACTCTACGTGGAACCGATCGCGGAGGACCTCGAGATCAAGACCGAGAACGTTCCGCAGGCGGTGATCGTCACCAAGGAAGGCCACGTAGGTCGCGTCGTAGGGACGGGAGGTGAGCGTATCGATAGGATAGAGGCGGAGACGAACATGAGGATCGTCGTGACGCACCTTACCCTAGACTTCGTCGACTTCATAGCGGATATCCACCCGGTACCGTGGATAGGAGAGCGTATCGTAGACGTGGACATAGCAGGACCGAACCTGAAGGTGTGGATCGACCAGAAGGACTTCGGACCGTTCATGGGACAGCGGGGCAGGTACGCGCGGTACGTCGAGGAGGTTCTACAGGAACTACTTGGGATGGGACTGGAGGTCGAGCGGGCTTGA